In the genome of Dioscorea cayenensis subsp. rotundata cultivar TDr96_F1 chromosome 1, TDr96_F1_v2_PseudoChromosome.rev07_lg8_w22 25.fasta, whole genome shotgun sequence, one region contains:
- the LOC120261425 gene encoding LOW QUALITY PROTEIN: glycine-rich protein 2-like (The sequence of the model RefSeq protein was modified relative to this genomic sequence to represent the inferred CDS: inserted 2 bases in 1 codon) — protein MSTMDRVQGTVKWFNEVKGFGFITSNDGSELFVHQTSIKTDGFRTLSEGEVVEFSIMDGDDGRAKAVDVTGPDGSALQGGNGGGRRDGYGGGWGGGGGGXRGGGGFGGGYGYNGGGRGGGGRGGGGGGRGRNSGGGGGGGSGACYKCGEMGHMARDCFQGGSGGGGGGGGGRGGCYTCGEAGHMARDCYQNSGGGGGGGRYGGGGGGGAGGGGGGGGGGCFNCGESGHFARECPGRN, from the exons ATGTCGACGATGGATCGCGTGCAAGGGACGGTGAAGTGGTTCAACGAGGTGAAGGGATTTGGCTTCATCACGTCCAACGATGGCAGCGAGTTGTTCGTTCATCAGACATCGATCAAGACCGATGGCTTCCGGACGCTATCTGAAGGCGAGGTTGTGGAGTTCTCGATCATGGATGGCGATGATGGCCGTGCGAAGGCTGTGGATGTGACGGGACCTGATGGATCTGCTCTTCAGGGAGGTAATGGTGGCGGTCGCAGGGATGGGTATGGTGGAGGATGGGGTGGGGGTGGTGGGGG CCGTGGAGGCGGTGGATTTGGGGGAGGGTATGGGTATAATGGTGGAGGGAGAGGCGGTGGTGGCaggggtggtggtggtggtggtcgtGGAAGGAACAgcggaggtggtggtggtggcggtAGTGGAGCGTGCTACAAGTGCGGGGAGATGGGGCATATGGCTAGAGACTGCTTCCAGGGCGGTAGCGGCGGAGGCGGAGGCGGTGGCGGAGGCCGAGGTGGGTGCTATACATGTGGGGAAGCGGGGCATATGGCTCGTGATTGCTACCAGAACAGCGGTGGTGGCGGAGGTGGAGGGAGATATGGCGGTGGCGGAGGTGGCGGCGCcggcggtggtggtggtggtggtggtggtggttgctTCAACTGTGGGGAATCTGGGCATTTTGCTAGGGAATGCCCTGGGAGAAACTAA